One window of Lemur catta isolate mLemCat1 chromosome 3, mLemCat1.pri, whole genome shotgun sequence genomic DNA carries:
- the GBA gene encoding lysosomal acid glucosylceramidase isoform X2 — translation MAASLVGLLLLQAVSWASGARPCIPKSFGYSSVVCVCNASYCDSLDPLTLPAPGTFSRYESTRSGRRMELSRGTIEANRTGTGLLLTLQPEEKFQKVKGFGGAMTDAAALNILALSPPAQNLLLKSYFSEEGLEYNILRVPMASCDFSIRIYTYADTPDDFQLHNFSLPEEDTKLKIPLIHRALKLSQRPISLIGSPWTSPTWLKTNGKVNGKGTLKGQPGDIYHQTWAKYFVKFLDAYAEHKLQFWAVTTENEPSAGLISGYPFQCLGFTPEHQRDFIARDLGPALANSTHRDIRVLMLDDQRLLLPRWAQVVLADPEAAKYVHGIAVHWYLDFLAPAKATLGETHRLFPNTMLFASEACVGSKFWEQSVRLGSWARGMRYSHSIITNLLYHVVGWTDWNLALNPEGGPNWVRNFVDSPIIVDITKDTFYKQPMFYHLGHFSKFIPEGSQRVGLVASEKNNLDTVALIHPDGSAAVVVVLNRFSKDVPLTIKDPAVGFLETISPGYSIHTYLWRRH, via the exons ATGGCTGCCAGCCTCGTAGGATTGCTTCTACTTCAGGCGGTGTCCTGGGCATCAG GTGCCCGCCCCTGCATCCCTAAAAGCTTCGGCTACAGCTCGGTGGTCTGTGTCTGCAATGCCTCATACTGTGATTCTCTTGACCCCCTGACACTTCCTGCCCCTGGCACCTTCAGCCGCTATGAGAGTACACGCAGTGGGCGTCGGATGGAACTGAGTAGGGGGACCATCGAGGCCAATCGCACGGGCACAG GGCTCCTACTGACCCTGCAGCCAGAAGAGAAGTTCCAGAAAGTGAAGGGATTTGGAGGGGCCATGACAGATGCTGCTGCTCTCAACATCCTTGCCCTGTCACCTCCTGCCCAGAATTTGCTACTTAAGTCGTACTTCTCTGAAGAAG GACTTGAGTATAACATCTTACGGGTACCCATGGCCAGCTGTGACTTCTCCATCCGTATCTACACCTATGCCGACACCCCTGATGACTTCCAGTTGCAcaacttcagcctcccagaggaagATACCAAGCTCAAG ATACCCCTGATTCATCGAGCTCTGAAGTTGTCTCAACGCCCCATCTCACTCATTGGCAGCCCCTGGACATCACCCACTTGGCTCAAGACCAATGGGAAAGTGAATGGGAAGGGGACACTCAAGGGACAGCCAGGGGATATCTATCACCAGACCTGGGCCAAGTACTTTGTCAA ATTCCTGGATGCCTATGCTGAGCATAAGTTACAGTTCTGGGCAGTGACAACGGAAAATGAGCCTTCTGCAGGGCTGATTAGTGGGTACCCCTTCCAATGCCTAGGCTTCACTCCCGAACATCAGCGAGACTTCATTGCCCGTGACCTGGGCCCTGCCCTCGCCAACAGTACTCACCGTGACATCCGCGTACTCATGCTGGATGACCAACGTTTACTGCTGCCCCGCTGGGCACAGGTG GTGCTGGCAGACCCAGAAGCAGCTAAGTATGTTCACGGCATTGCTGTGCATTGGTACCTGGACTTTCTGGCTCCAGCAAAAGCCACCCTGGGGGAGACACACCGCCTGTTCCCCAACACCATGCTCTTTGCCTCAGAGGCCTGTGTGGGCTCCAAGTTCTGGGAGCAGAGTGTGCGTCTCGgctcctgggctcgagggatgCGGTACAGCCACAGCATCATCACG AACCTCCTGTACCATGTCGTCGGCTGGACCGACTGGAACCTTGCCTTAAACCCTGAGGGAGGACCCAACTGGGTGCGCAACTTTGTTGATAGCCCCATCATTGTGGACATCACCAAGGACACGTTTTACAAACAGCCCATGTTCTACCACCTTGGCCACTTCAG CAAGTTCATTCCTGAGGGCTCCCAGAGAGTGGGGCTGGTTGCCAGTGAGAAGAACAACCTGGACACAGTGGCACTGATACATCCggatggctctgcagcagttgtGGTCGTGCTGAACCG CTTCTCTAAGGATGTGCCTCTTACTATCAAGGATCCTGCCGTGGGCTTCCTGGAGACCATCTCACCTGGCTACTCCATTCACACCTACCTGTGGCGTCGCCACTGA
- the GBA gene encoding lysosomal acid glucosylceramidase isoform X1 — translation MMKFLSPFREECPKHLGRVGIMAASLVGLLLLQAVSWASGARPCIPKSFGYSSVVCVCNASYCDSLDPLTLPAPGTFSRYESTRSGRRMELSRGTIEANRTGTGLLLTLQPEEKFQKVKGFGGAMTDAAALNILALSPPAQNLLLKSYFSEEGLEYNILRVPMASCDFSIRIYTYADTPDDFQLHNFSLPEEDTKLKIPLIHRALKLSQRPISLIGSPWTSPTWLKTNGKVNGKGTLKGQPGDIYHQTWAKYFVKFLDAYAEHKLQFWAVTTENEPSAGLISGYPFQCLGFTPEHQRDFIARDLGPALANSTHRDIRVLMLDDQRLLLPRWAQVVLADPEAAKYVHGIAVHWYLDFLAPAKATLGETHRLFPNTMLFASEACVGSKFWEQSVRLGSWARGMRYSHSIITNLLYHVVGWTDWNLALNPEGGPNWVRNFVDSPIIVDITKDTFYKQPMFYHLGHFSKFIPEGSQRVGLVASEKNNLDTVALIHPDGSAAVVVVLNRFSKDVPLTIKDPAVGFLETISPGYSIHTYLWRRH, via the exons ATGATGAAGTTTTTGAGTCCTTTCAGAGAG GAATGTCCCAAGCACCTGGGTAGGGTAGGCATCATGGCTGCCAGCCTCGTAGGATTGCTTCTACTTCAGGCGGTGTCCTGGGCATCAG GTGCCCGCCCCTGCATCCCTAAAAGCTTCGGCTACAGCTCGGTGGTCTGTGTCTGCAATGCCTCATACTGTGATTCTCTTGACCCCCTGACACTTCCTGCCCCTGGCACCTTCAGCCGCTATGAGAGTACACGCAGTGGGCGTCGGATGGAACTGAGTAGGGGGACCATCGAGGCCAATCGCACGGGCACAG GGCTCCTACTGACCCTGCAGCCAGAAGAGAAGTTCCAGAAAGTGAAGGGATTTGGAGGGGCCATGACAGATGCTGCTGCTCTCAACATCCTTGCCCTGTCACCTCCTGCCCAGAATTTGCTACTTAAGTCGTACTTCTCTGAAGAAG GACTTGAGTATAACATCTTACGGGTACCCATGGCCAGCTGTGACTTCTCCATCCGTATCTACACCTATGCCGACACCCCTGATGACTTCCAGTTGCAcaacttcagcctcccagaggaagATACCAAGCTCAAG ATACCCCTGATTCATCGAGCTCTGAAGTTGTCTCAACGCCCCATCTCACTCATTGGCAGCCCCTGGACATCACCCACTTGGCTCAAGACCAATGGGAAAGTGAATGGGAAGGGGACACTCAAGGGACAGCCAGGGGATATCTATCACCAGACCTGGGCCAAGTACTTTGTCAA ATTCCTGGATGCCTATGCTGAGCATAAGTTACAGTTCTGGGCAGTGACAACGGAAAATGAGCCTTCTGCAGGGCTGATTAGTGGGTACCCCTTCCAATGCCTAGGCTTCACTCCCGAACATCAGCGAGACTTCATTGCCCGTGACCTGGGCCCTGCCCTCGCCAACAGTACTCACCGTGACATCCGCGTACTCATGCTGGATGACCAACGTTTACTGCTGCCCCGCTGGGCACAGGTG GTGCTGGCAGACCCAGAAGCAGCTAAGTATGTTCACGGCATTGCTGTGCATTGGTACCTGGACTTTCTGGCTCCAGCAAAAGCCACCCTGGGGGAGACACACCGCCTGTTCCCCAACACCATGCTCTTTGCCTCAGAGGCCTGTGTGGGCTCCAAGTTCTGGGAGCAGAGTGTGCGTCTCGgctcctgggctcgagggatgCGGTACAGCCACAGCATCATCACG AACCTCCTGTACCATGTCGTCGGCTGGACCGACTGGAACCTTGCCTTAAACCCTGAGGGAGGACCCAACTGGGTGCGCAACTTTGTTGATAGCCCCATCATTGTGGACATCACCAAGGACACGTTTTACAAACAGCCCATGTTCTACCACCTTGGCCACTTCAG CAAGTTCATTCCTGAGGGCTCCCAGAGAGTGGGGCTGGTTGCCAGTGAGAAGAACAACCTGGACACAGTGGCACTGATACATCCggatggctctgcagcagttgtGGTCGTGCTGAACCG CTTCTCTAAGGATGTGCCTCTTACTATCAAGGATCCTGCCGTGGGCTTCCTGGAGACCATCTCACCTGGCTACTCCATTCACACCTACCTGTGGCGTCGCCACTGA